One window of the Patescibacteria group bacterium genome contains the following:
- a CDS encoding TetR/AcrR family transcriptional regulator, producing MAIIKQQEDIIQGTKKHIIEIARKLFSEYSYLGVSMNDIAKKLNITKAALYYHFSGKAEIYKDVLNKVFHNLSLSIAGAFNEKTADKKLRILIKNYLDFGFNEKNLIKSLIFKMSPTDTQIRKHIIKLREQTVDLIQPVITEMIAKKKLARKVDSRLLTSLLTGMMDGLLLEYSFLNKKINSKKISNQIITILF from the coding sequence ATGGCTATCATAAAACAACAAGAAGATATTATTCAAGGCACTAAAAAACATATTATTGAAATTGCTCGCAAGCTTTTTTCAGAATACAGCTATTTGGGAGTTTCAATGAATGATATTGCCAAAAAACTCAATATTACTAAAGCCGCTCTTTATTACCATTTTTCAGGCAAGGCTGAAATTTATAAAGATGTGCTTAATAAGGTTTTTCATAATTTAAGCTTGTCTATTGCTGGCGCGTTTAATGAAAAAACGGCTGACAAAAAATTGCGTATACTTATAAAAAATTATTTGGATTTTGGCTTTAATGAAAAAAATCTTATCAAATCTTTAATATTTAAAATGTCGCCGACTGATACGCAAATAAGAAAACATATTATTAAATTAAGAGAACAAACTGTTGATTTAATCCAACCAGTTATTACAGAAATGATTGCAAAAAAAAAATTAGCGCGAAAAGTTGATAGCAGACTGTTAACTTCTTTGCTTACTGGAATGATGGACGGATTACTTTTAGAATATTCATTTTTAAATAAAAAAATTAATTCAAAAAAAATATCTAATCAAATTATTACAATTTTATTTTAA
- a CDS encoding biotin/lipoyl-binding protein, with translation MNQEIKSKLSKQAISILVIIVLLVAVFSYAFYKYNDYDNDQKQKIDANINETYQKIKVEKILSKTAVEDISLSAITEPLDETKISAKTSGRMAIMYVNEGDFVYTGQIVAQLEDDQSLVANYNTAFNNYQIAQKNLENIIFSTQKDIESTEIGISTAEKNLKNSLDKSTNDLSNAYENAKLKSDSALLTINNSLENVKNILDDHATGHYNNYYQYFPTSNSQSFNDLMNSYVVARSEYSKTLDYYNSIKYETSRAEIDEMLIKIDDISNKTSLALDDMRIILSYAITSSNFTVAQLGVAKNSIYSAQAVIDGSSSNIKTIK, from the coding sequence ATGAATCAAGAAATAAAATCTAAACTATCTAAACAGGCTATTTCTATTTTAGTAATTATAGTTTTGTTAGTCGCTGTGTTTAGTTACGCTTTTTATAAATATAATGATTACGACAATGATCAGAAACAAAAAATAGACGCAAATATAAATGAAACATATCAAAAAATTAAGGTTGAAAAAATATTAAGCAAAACAGCTGTTGAGGATATTTCGCTTTCTGCTATTACTGAACCGTTAGACGAAACTAAAATTAGCGCAAAAACAAGTGGCAGAATGGCTATTATGTATGTTAATGAAGGTGATTTTGTTTACACGGGACAAATTGTCGCGCAATTAGAAGATGATCAATCGTTGGTTGCTAATTATAATACAGCTTTTAATAATTATCAAATCGCGCAAAAAAATTTAGAAAATATAATTTTCTCCACTCAAAAAGATATTGAATCAACTGAAATAGGAATATCAACTGCTGAAAAAAATTTAAAAAATAGCTTAGACAAATCAACTAACGATTTAAGCAACGCTTATGAAAACGCAAAATTAAAAAGTGATTCCGCTTTATTAACAATAAATAATTCTTTGGAAAACGTTAAAAATATTTTAGATGATCATGCGACAGGACATTATAATAATTATTATCAATATTTTCCAACTTCTAATTCTCAATCTTTTAATGATTTAATGAATTCTTATGTTGTTGCCCGCTCAGAATATAGTAAAACTTTAGATTATTATAATTCAATAAAATATGAAACAAGCAGAGCAGAGATTGATGAAATGTTGATTAAGATTGATGATATATCAAATAAAACATCTCTTGCTTTGGATGATATGAGAATAATTTTGTCTTATGCTATAACATCCTCTAATTTTACTGTTGCTCAATTAGGAGTGGCGAAAAATAGCATTTACAGCGCGCAAGCTGTTATAGACGGATCTTCTTCTAATATAAAAACAATTAAATAA
- a CDS encoding efflux RND transporter permease subunit → MNLPKFSVDKPVTITMMVLIIVVFGFISLSRLGLDMLPDIEFPVVSVVTSYSGATSEDIEDVITKPIEDTVATVKDVKSIKSFSQEGISAVMVEFNSGTNVDFAAQDIRDKIGLIKDYLPQDARHPMVIKMDVGAMPILGYGVMSDNLEILELKKILEDNIKDKIERLDGVASVELRGGQDREILIKLDKPRLDLYNLTQAQVVQILRGENINLSGGFIEQGLQEFPLRTIGKYKDIEEMKNTVIVVKNDTPIYLKDVAEIIDTHKELRSYCRTNKKDSLLMLINKQSGANTSQIAKAVKQELPKLRKNLPQDIDFKLVMDQSHLIKTSTDSVTQSGIIGGLLAMLIIYLFLRNWRPTLAIGLAIPLSLIATFIPIYAVGYTLNLMTLGGLALGIGMLVDNAVVVIENIYRHLEKIGKRQKAAIIGAKEVGMAITAATLTTIAVFLPMSFGSGIIGQISRGLSLTIIFSLASSLFVALTLVPMIASKIFKKRKQAKDYQKASGESHFKKIQNIYKKILIWSLNNRFKTMAVTISLLIGVIALVPFIGTEFMPISDQSMMLLGVKMPVGTSLEETNKAINQIENNLVNIDEISAITSFVGLDEASRSESIGLGLGSAGINEAQIFIRLKDKKDRKYSAEDVQEIIRKKVPRIRGLEINFTDMSKILISGSSSPIEIKIFGKDLDVLKNTAYEIALKIDDLEGVRDIDTTLSKGKPELVITIDRERASYLGLTVGQIGSVVKNSIQGSVATQLRQGGEETDIRVRFDKIYRDDIKQIENLTITTPFGSQIPLKQVAKISKDEGAVKINREDQLRVVAVTANIIDRDVGSAVKDIKSKLSDYELPFGYFIEYGGSYKQMQDAFSALSWALALGILLVYMVMASQFESLIHPFIVMFELPLAFIGVGLALFITGQTLSLPSFMGVIILAGIVVNNAIVLIDYINQLRKKGVDKFDALVEGGITRLRPILITSTTTILGMLPMALARQEGSEMMRPMAIAVIGGLLISTLLTLVVIPVIYSLVEKFSKRIYVRVEKIVNGSK, encoded by the coding sequence ATGAATCTACCAAAATTTTCAGTTGACAAGCCTGTTACTATAACAATGATGGTTTTAATCATTGTTGTTTTTGGTTTTATTTCTTTAAGCCGTTTGGGATTGGATATGCTTCCAGACATTGAATTTCCAGTAGTATCTGTTGTTACTTCTTACAGTGGCGCGACTTCAGAAGATATTGAAGATGTTATTACTAAACCAATTGAAGATACTGTAGCAACAGTCAAAGATGTCAAGTCAATTAAATCTTTTTCACAGGAAGGAATATCAGCGGTAATGGTTGAATTTAATAGCGGAACTAATGTTGATTTTGCCGCTCAAGATATTAGAGATAAAATCGGTTTGATAAAAGATTATTTGCCACAAGATGCTCGCCATCCCATGGTAATAAAAATGGATGTCGGAGCAATGCCGATTCTTGGATATGGCGTTATGTCCGATAATTTGGAAATTTTAGAATTAAAAAAAATATTGGAAGACAATATTAAGGACAAAATTGAAAGATTGGATGGAGTAGCTTCTGTTGAATTGCGCGGCGGGCAAGATCGGGAAATTTTAATAAAATTAGATAAGCCGCGATTAGATCTCTATAATTTAACTCAAGCTCAAGTTGTCCAAATTCTGCGCGGAGAAAATATTAATCTGTCCGGCGGGTTTATAGAACAGGGTTTGCAAGAATTCCCTTTGCGCACGATAGGGAAATATAAGGATATAGAGGAAATGAAAAATACAGTTATTGTTGTCAAAAATGATACACCGATTTATTTAAAAGATGTCGCAGAAATTATTGATACACATAAAGAATTAAGAAGTTATTGCCGTACTAACAAAAAAGACAGTTTATTAATGTTGATTAATAAGCAATCAGGCGCTAATACTTCGCAGATTGCCAAAGCAGTTAAGCAAGAATTGCCAAAATTAAGAAAAAATTTGCCGCAAGATATTGATTTTAAGTTAGTAATGGATCAAAGCCATTTAATTAAAACTTCAACTGATTCAGTAACGCAAAGCGGAATAATCGGCGGATTGTTGGCAATGCTGATAATTTATTTGTTTCTGCGAAATTGGCGCCCTACATTAGCTATTGGTTTAGCTATCCCTTTATCTTTGATCGCCACTTTTATTCCTATTTACGCCGTTGGCTATACTTTAAACCTTATGACTTTGGGTGGATTGGCTTTAGGAATCGGAATGCTGGTGGACAATGCCGTGGTGGTAATTGAAAATATTTATCGCCACTTGGAAAAAATCGGCAAGCGGCAAAAAGCCGCTATTATTGGAGCTAAAGAAGTTGGAATGGCTATTACAGCGGCTACACTGACTACTATTGCTGTTTTTTTGCCCATGTCTTTTGGCTCTGGCATTATAGGGCAAATATCGCGAGGGTTGTCTTTAACAATCATTTTTTCTTTAGCCTCTTCTTTGTTTGTAGCCTTGACTTTAGTGCCGATGATCGCATCTAAAATTTTTAAAAAAAGAAAGCAAGCGAAAGATTATCAAAAAGCTTCTGGAGAGAGTCATTTTAAAAAAATTCAAAATATTTATAAAAAAATTTTAATTTGGTCATTGAATAATCGTTTCAAAACTATGGCTGTTACTATTAGTTTGCTAATTGGTGTAATTGCCTTAGTTCCGTTTATTGGAACTGAATTTATGCCTATCAGCGACCAAAGCATGATGCTGCTTGGAGTGAAAATGCCAGTTGGCACATCCCTGGAGGAAACTAATAAAGCCATTAACCAAATAGAAAATAATTTAGTCAACATTGATGAAATATCGGCTATTACCAGTTTTGTCGGTTTAGATGAAGCCAGTAGAAGCGAAAGTATCGGTTTGGGACTTGGGTCAGCAGGCATTAACGAAGCTCAAATTTTTATTAGATTAAAAGATAAAAAAGATAGGAAATATTCAGCTGAAGATGTTCAGGAAATAATAAGAAAAAAAGTTCCCAGAATAAGAGGTTTAGAAATAAATTTTACTGATATGAGTAAAATTTTGATAAGCGGTTCAAGCTCTCCAATTGAAATTAAAATATTTGGAAAGGATTTAGATGTTTTAAAAAATACGGCTTATGAAATCGCGCTAAAAATTGATGACTTGGAAGGCGTACGCGATATTGATACCACTCTGAGTAAAGGCAAGCCGGAATTAGTTATTACCATTGATCGGGAAAGAGCATCTTATTTAGGTCTGACAGTCGGACAAATTGGTTCTGTTGTGAAAAATTCTATACAGGGATCAGTCGCCACTCAATTGCGCCAAGGAGGAGAAGAAACAGATATAAGAGTTCGTTTTGATAAAATTTATAGAGATGATATTAAACAGATAGAAAATTTGACGATAACTACTCCGTTCGGGAGCCAGATACCTCTAAAGCAAGTAGCTAAAATTTCCAAAGACGAAGGCGCTGTGAAAATTAATCGCGAAGATCAATTAAGGGTGGTAGCGGTAACGGCTAATATTATTGATAGGGATGTTGGAAGCGCGGTAAAAGACATAAAAAGCAAATTAAGCGATTATGAATTGCCGTTTGGATATTTTATTGAATACGGCGGATCTTATAAACAGATGCAAGATGCTTTTAGCGCTTTAAGCTGGGCGTTGGCGCTGGGAATTTTGTTAGTCTATATGGTTATGGCTTCGCAGTTTGAATCGCTAATCCATCCATTTATTGTTATGTTTGAATTGCCATTAGCTTTTATCGGTGTGGGGTTGGCTCTGTTTATTACAGGACAAACTTTGTCTTTGCCGTCTTTTATGGGCGTGATAATACTTGCCGGGATTGTGGTAAATAACGCTATTGTTTTAATTGATTATATCAACCAATTAAGAAAAAAAGGCGTGGATAAATTTGATGCCTTAGTTGAGGGCGGAATAACTCGCTTGCGCCCGATTTTAATTACTTCTACTACTACTATATTGGGAATGTTGCCTATGGCTTTGGCAAGACAAGAAGGTTCGGAAATGATGCGGCCGATGGCAATCGCGGTAATCGGCGGATTACTGATTTCCACTTTACTGACGTTAGTGGTAATTCCCGTAATTTACAGCTTAGTGGAAAAATTTTCCAAACGAATTTATGTAAGGGTTGAAAAAATAGTTAATGGCTCAAAATAA
- a CDS encoding patatin-like phospholipase family protein translates to MTKFKRPKIGLALGSGGVKGLTHIGVIKALKDNNIPIDYIAGSSIGALVGAFYAANQNINKLEAIALEATWRTGLSIVDPTFNGGLVKGKRLENLIKTWIASDLNFNNLKIPLVIVATDLTTGKEIDIKQGNIIKAIRASLSVPVVFQPLKYKNKLLADGGLSNPLPDDVARAMGADIVIAVNLDNTSFNNGLKNDLDKNINLTKVPIRALNILRYHLAQNSLKTADILIEPKVGEIGLVGWSKFFDNKEVKKTIRAGEKATLKILPQIKKLMNL, encoded by the coding sequence ATGACAAAATTTAAAAGACCGAAAATCGGCTTGGCTTTGGGAAGTGGCGGAGTCAAAGGGCTAACACATATCGGCGTTATTAAAGCTTTAAAAGATAATAATATCCCTATTGATTATATTGCTGGATCAAGTATCGGCGCTTTGGTCGGCGCTTTTTATGCCGCAAATCAAAATATAAATAAATTAGAAGCAATAGCTTTAGAAGCCACATGGAGAACAGGACTGTCAATAGTTGATCCGACTTTTAATGGAGGATTAGTTAAAGGAAAGAGATTAGAAAATTTAATTAAAACATGGATCGCGAGCGATCTGAATTTTAATAATCTGAAAATTCCTCTTGTAATAGTAGCAACCGACTTAACTACTGGCAAAGAAATTGATATTAAACAAGGCAATATTATTAAAGCAATAAGGGCAAGTTTGTCGGTTCCTGTTGTTTTCCAGCCATTGAAATATAAAAACAAATTGTTAGCTGACGGCGGATTATCAAATCCTTTACCAGATGATGTGGCGCGCGCAATGGGAGCTGATATAGTGATAGCTGTTAATCTTGATAATACTTCTTTTAATAATGGATTAAAAAATGATTTAGATAAAAATATTAATTTAACGAAAGTGCCGATAAGAGCGTTAAATATATTAAGATATCATTTGGCGCAAAATTCTTTAAAAACAGCTGATATTCTTATAGAGCCGAAAGTTGGAGAAATAGGATTAGTAGGCTGGAGTAAATTCTTTGATAATAAAGAAGTTAAAAAAACTATTAGAGCTGGCGAAAAAGCTACTCTTAAAATTTTGCCTCAAATTAAAAAATTAATGAATTTATGA